TATCTGTGCTGTCTTTTAAAGAGGCAAATATAGGTAAACTCCACCTGGCTCCTGGTTCTCTCCAGACTCTGAGCAAGCCTGAAGCTATGGGAACTGCTGGCCAAGCCCGAGCCAGCGTGTTCTGCTCACctcactgcagctgcaaaggCCAGGTCTGACACTGAACTCACCTGAACACACCTGCAAGATACAACTACCTGGTACAAACAACATCCTACACCAAGGCACATGATGCTGAGGCTTCATGTTCATTGATACCTGCAGGTTAACAGGTGTTAGTGCAAGTACAGCACAGCTGGCCCTTGGCTGCTTAACCCTCTTGCCTGGGTGAGAAGAAAAGTGAACCCCCTTTCAGCTCGTGTTCCTGCTCTCATTTACAGATAGTTTGTTCATCTCACGCTACAGGCACAACTCCTCACTTACCTTGGGTGAAGAACTAGCTTCTAGCTTTCCACTCTCTCAAGGGATTTCCTTACTTAGATTGATCTTTGTCTGGtgaagaggggaagggaaatccAGACTAAACTGAAAGACAGCTCTGACTGCACCAGTGACCCACAGCAAAGGACCAGATCCTATTACTTCCTTAGGTATGGAGGAGAGATGGCAAACACCAGTAGTAatagggaagaagaaaagggggAGATCTGAAACAACTGAAGCCTCCCCCAAAGGACACCTATATGGaagaattttttgtttcactCTTTCAAACCAATACAGGGAGAACAATTCAGGTGTCAAGGTTTTGACCAGCTTCCTCTGACCATTATGAGCATGATTAATACATGAACTGTGCCTCCAGATTAGAGGATTTATTTCGTATAAAAATTTAAAGACATCTGGAAATTGAATGTTCAAAGAAAATCCTTTGAAAGTGTAGTATATTGTGGAGTTAGCAGATtggaatgatttttaaaagtgaaaatgcaAAGGAAGTCAAAAAAGTTTCCTTACCTGTTCTACCAGCATCCCCtattaaaacaaagaattttaaaatccagtttaTACTCTGAGTTGGTTTCTATATTGTTGTTTCAGCTACTTTGGATAGCTACATGAGTATTGATCATTACTCATTCTAGGTTTTCCTACTGTACCCATTATCCTTCATCTGATCTGTAACAATAACTCATGCCTAGAACTGAAAGCTGACACaaatacttgggaaaaaaatcttgcacAGGCTacaaaagggggggggaaaagatGGCCACAGTGATACATCTGTATTTGTTCATGTAAACTCCTTTTGGAAAAGAATGAATTATACTCCAGTTTTGGTGGGTTgctttattttgggttttggttgttttagggttttttttaatgttatgcTATTATCCAATCTTCTAAAAATCAGCATGGTAAAACCTGGGGTTTGCTGACATAAAAAGGATGAAGTgattaaagatatttaaataaaactaaaattagGCTGCAAAATCATGGTCATTTCGCTCCAACGTAATTTGCTGCTGTCAAATGAGAAATGTCACTTTCCTTCCTGCCCATTTCTCCCAGCTCAAAACAacagcttgttttcttctgcatagTGCTGGCAAGTATTAGCCCCTTTCTGGGGCACAATTTAATTCACTAAACCACAAAACTGATCCCTTTTGGGTGAGTTAGTTTACTGCGACATGTGTGGTCTAAATTATATTAATGACTAGCAGTTCAATGACCAAAGCTGACATGAAGCACAGCAAGATTAGAATCATGAAGAAATGAGAAGCTGCTACTGGGGAGCAGCAGTCTGTCTGCTTTGTATGTCTTGGGAAATGGATCTTCTGCTCTCTTCAATTACATGTTACAGATAGATGTCTCATGATCAGTTACAGCTTCATCAGGAAATATATAAACAGGCAGATCACCTGAACAAAGAACTGCTCATTCTGCCTCTCATCCTCTCCCATTAGCTGCTGCAATTGTTTTACTGCTCTATTTAGAACTTGGAGAACAGAGCATTTTTCACTCTAGTGCcaagatttttaaatacttgcttcaatattttaattagaattaatGCTACAAGACATTCTTGAATTTTGTCCAGTATAACTTAGAAGAAGCAACCAGAGTTCCTTACAAGAAAGGATGGTCCAGTTTCTGTCCTCTCACAACTCTTGAAAATCTCAACCATAACATACTTGCCTAACACAGGCATCAGTCCTGTTAGACTGTTGTTCAGAAcaagcagaaatgttttccttctgtgtgggttttgttgtaaCAGTGCCTTCCCCTGGTATCTAATGAtaagtttttctttccagctatTAACCTCTCACGCTTATGCTCTGTTAAGCACATTAGCATAGTTGTATATTCTCAAAAAGCTATGTGGGACAAAAAATAGAATTTACTTTAGAGGCCattggaggggggaaaaaacctgcagaggATGCTTGCACTATAGTTAGTCTATCAGATTACAATCTCAGTATTAACTGCTCTCTGGGGATCTGAGTGACAAATCTGAGTTCTGTCATTGAGGTTCACATCATGTGCCCATGTTAGACATGCAGATAGCTTCAGACCAACTAAACCACAAAACTGACACCTCCCTTGCTCATAATTTTGAGAAGCAGCAAAAGCCAGCTTTGTTGAAAAGAACCTAAGGATGTGGCAGTCTAGAAAGCTAAGGCAAGTGGCATCAAATTCAAGTAAAAAGAATCTTAAATTTACTCAacttatttctggttttaaagtCTAATACAGCTGAAGATGAAAGACTCAGGACAAACGAGACAAAGTCAAGTCCTCTTCCTCTTACATGCCCATCATTGGTAGTTACTGCAGTGTGTACCCTTATAACCACATTGTATTACCTAGTATCTACCTCTCATCAGTAGTGGTGAATTTATGACTTATTTCAAGCATGCAGAATCTACTAAATAATCAATTTGTGTCTTGGTAAAATTGCAATTTTGACTCAGACTATAGCCTAATCTTTTACACATATTTTCTGGCTTTTCAATTAATCCTTATTCCACTAGTTGCCCAATCAAGGAACCTGCTTTCCTTACTCtaggttttaaaaatacaccttCAATATGTGAGGACAAGCAGAACTCAGATGGTACATAACTAATGAGCCAAACCAGCTAATTACTACTATTGCTGCAGCACAGTGATCATGCAGTGTGCCTTAGACATCAATGAAAGGACCAAACACTGCCAGATTTTGATCTCAATTAGACTTGACAAGCAtgatgaaagcaaacaaaaggagAGACAGTGGAAAGAGAAGGCTTACAACAGGGGGATTAGAAAATGCCTTTTAGGGGTTTTTATGGATCTTAATAATTTCCTGTGGAGTTTTAATGAATTTGTTTTACGCATTATGATATCACTGCCAGTGTCTGGAATGaagggcaggggtggggtgAGAAGCCTCTGCTGCAACATCTGACTAGCTGTAATGGCATCCAGATTAAATATCAACCTTGCCAGTGTCACCCTTACAAATGAACAGGATCTCCTACCTCTTGCAACGTGTTGATATCCACACCATCCCCTTGAATAACTCTGAGATACGGTGGCAACAActtatagccttttgaattctCTGTAATGGGAAACCTCTTCCCCAAGATCTCCAAGACCTattgaaaagggaaagaagacagttcaaaacaaaaataaaaacctgccATTCCAATAAAGAAACAATTTCCACATTTGAGTCAtgctttttctaaaaaattaaaataaatccataaaTATACCCACAAAATCATACTCTAAATCTattcatacacacacaaaaaaaaaggatgccACCCACTGTGGTGTAAGCCCTTACAGCAGTCACAGACAACATGGTCTTTAAGAACTTGCCCCCGAGAGCTAATCAGAACCATGCTCTCTCCCTTTGCTTGCTGTGACTTTTTGTTATTGAAGGGGTCAGCTGAAGATCCTGCTCTTCTTTTGACCTCCCTTAGGATGGTGGATGAGGATTTCAGTTTATGATTTTGTAagccagaaatatttaaaatgaaacatttcagcTAGGAGTTTTTCCTATCAGCTCTGATAAAGGTCATTCTGAGCTCCTATTTGTGACATGCCACTtatcccaaaggaaaaaaaaaaggtgttaaaTCTGTATAGATCTAATTTGATCAAGTAATTAACATTGCTCCTACTTTCTTAGTTGGACAGTGCTAACAGCTACTCAAATTCAGCTTTTATTATGAAGCTGCAACAATCATTAAGCTTTCTAAAAAGCAATGAGGCTAGAAGCATTTTTCACTGTGGAGTCAGTGCCACTGACTTAAATGCATATCTTATAAAAGAGAGAAGAGGGCTACACATGTATTTGTAGCACAAAATAGTGAATTACATTCACATGGGATGCCAAGGTACCTAAACTCAGTAGTAAGAATTGTTATTGGCCTGGCATTTACTAGCACTCAAGTTGTTTCCCACTGCATTTGTTAAGTGACAAAAGTTTCTCTTTATAAAAGCATTCCAACATCATTACATCAGCAAAACTGCTGACTTGTAAAAGCTTCAAGAACCAGATGCAAGAATGGGAttgatgaaaaatatgaaactaTTTATGCTGCAAAAGTGTTTCCATATCTATATTGAGGTGTagtaaacatttacatttttcctaGGTCCAAATTAGCCACCACCAAATATATACAATGTAGACCAAGTCAGAGCATTCTATGTTTGCAAGCCAGTcattacaaaacaaacaactgcACTCCCATGTTGTATACAAATAGCTTCAAGAAAGGATTACCTTTAGAACAGTGTCAAGGGGATTCCCAGAATCTGGTCTAATAATAAGTGGTGCCTCTGGACTTCGGGCTTCAATTATATGCCTTAGGTCATCACCCCATATTTTTTCACAAGCATTGTAAATGTCGTAGCTGTCACTAACCACAGATACAGGCACTGAAGAAAATTGTGTTACTATGTGTTCAAAAGCATCTTTCTCATGATCTTTCCCCCAGGCTGTTATGGTACTGCAAAGGCAATTGAAAAATTCGTATTAGAATTGCATTTATATGTCCTTCTGTATTTCCCACCAGCAACAGTTGAAGATAAGGATAAGCAGTATGATTAGACGACAGCAGAAGCTATGTGCTTATCACCTCTGTGTTGCATGGATTATAAATATGGTATATACTAAATAAACCAACTTAATTCGCACAGTTAGGAAACTACAGATGCAAGAACAGAACACCTGCACTGACAAATTCATGCTACAAAATGGAAAGTTGAGAACAAAGCACCTCACCATATGttcaaaaaaaatctaaataagaaaacatattttcttttttaatagtgATATAAAATGAATATTCTCACTTATACAAACATTCTTCCAGAGGAACCTCAGAACACTACCCTTGGTACAAGGCCACAGATAAGCACATaaaccagagctgctgtgagcagtAGTAAGTTACTGAATGCAACTGACCTGCAGTAGCTGCTCAGACCACCTCACATAAGTGACTTTAGTAACTTGTGTGCAAAGACCTAAAAATGCCCTCATCCACAGCGTTAGTGTCCATAGGCATTGCATTTTTACCTTAAAATTGCAGCATTATCTGCTACGTGGACAAGTCCCAGACCATGGTAGCAGGGAGACAAAACTTTATTTCAGAGAGGTTGGTGCAGTTTCAGAAGAGCCCTGCTGACAGACCAGGGGCAAGCACTATGCTCACACCACCACCTAGTATTGGAGGTTGTGGAACAGTACAGCAATTCTGTAAAAATCTGGGTCTCTTTTATGagaccttttttgttttttaacttggAATGGGTGACTGCAGTCTGCATTTGGTGGTGCAAACTTTAGGTAGGGCAGTTTAAGCTCTCTGCTCTAATGCCACCACTTCAATACACTGTGCAAAAGACACTTGATCTTGACTGTgtgtttccttttgctttcatcACAAGAAAATTTATAGTAGTTTTGGTCATCAGAAAATTCAGACAAAAACTGTCATATCTATTGCTCAAACAGGCGCACAGCACTAGAACAGCACTACAGCAATGGTACAGAAAGTTCTATGAAGCAGTGCTCCTTTAAAGATGACCACTACTCTACAAGGGCTATTCATGTAAGCATTTCCATTATCTGTCTTGCAATCTTAAGTGAATACTATTTAAAATCAATACTAAATATTTAACCGGGTTTTGTGCTCAATATGAAACACACAACCAGCCTTGTTTTATATTCTCATTACAGTGTGTAGACATACAACTGAAATTCAAGGAATTGCATTCACTCCCAACCTCATACAGGAAATGGATTTGAAAAAAAGTAAGAGCTCTTTTTCTCAAATGTCTGAGATCAGTTTCcttacttttaaaaactcaTTCAGCATTCTTAGTGATATAACAAGGATTTACCATTACTAGTTATGCTGATGTAAAGCTTGAGAGTAACTGCCTCTTCTGGAGGGAGAGCATGAACTGCAACTCAGTTTGTCAATTATGATTTTATACCTAAAACTTGAAGTTTATACTGTGAATCCTCAATATCTATAGACTATAAGCCTTCAAGCTTATTCTAAAAAGATAAGAAGGTTATagttaaaaacatttaaaatatgtttatagCTAAGAACAACCATGCTACTTATGTGCCCCTAGAACATATAGAGGCATCAGTACAGAACTGTAGCTTCATCAGCTGGATCAGTCATGGCTAATACTGTATGGCATATTTCTGGATACAAAGATGGGTAAGAAAAGAACTATATTTTGTTAAGCTATTTTTAGAAAGGCTTAGACTAGTATCTTACCTGTGTTCAGCAGCTGGAACAGAGTATCCTGGAACTGGATCTTTTGTACCATAGTACTTTTTAATTAATGCAATTCCTGCTACAGTGTCTGTTCCTTTAAAGTTCACCAAATGAGCTGAAGCTCCTATTCCTGCAGTCTGAAGAAGATGCAACTTTCAGTTTCCATGCCAAATACAAAAGCCCAAGCCCAGTCACCACCTAGCACTAGTTTGTAACAGCAAGACACTGACTCAATTCCCACTTCACCGATATTCTCTTCATTCACTTACACTGGGAAGACAGAGAAAGCTTCTCCCAGTCTAGTGCTCACAGTTCAGACCTTGTACCCACCTCCATCCCAGACCTCCCCCTCCACACTTAGGCCTAACACAGTGCTCTGTGCACTCACAATttcagagcagaacagagcCACAGAGGTTAACAGACCCATGCTACAACTTCTCAAAGCAGGGAACAATCAGACTTTTTAAACTCTTAGACAAGCAGGTTTACCTCTTGTGAAGAAACTCCTCTGTAGCCAAAGTCATGCAGTTTATATTCCAGTCCTTCCAAGCTGCCAGAAGTCTCCAGCAAATATCTGGCCAAAATCTTTTTCTGCTCTCTAGAGTTTGTAGCCACAGTGATTGGGTACCATGACTGCACAAGAATAGTCTAAAAGAAAATCCATCATAATATTCGGTGCGTATTTGTTTAGAGTTAGACAATGGCCACTTGGCATTTAATCAGGCACAAAAAGGTCTATTTACTTTCATTTCCTGTTCAGAAACTACCGATACTTCCAACAGCTTGCTTTTGGGCTTAAGTAATTAGCTTTTATAAGGTAGGCAAGGTACCTGACCTTCTCAGGAGTTATCACTAGCAAACTACTGACACGCAGTTCCCCCATCCTCCTTTTTTATGGATAAAAGTAGtgctgtgaatttcctgtaCAATTATTATGATCTCTTGCCAGCTGGGTGAAAAAGGTTTGTGTAAGATGACTACAGAAAggaattaaagcagaaaatgaaagctgacaGAGATTCCCCTTAAAGCAATACAGGAGTCAACCTTTAATTCAAGTGCATTAGTATTTACTTGGAAAAAACATGTTAAATTTCCAAAACTTACCTCAATCCAATTTGTGAGCCAATAGCACTCTGGATCTGTGTTTTCTACAGTGAAAAGAACATTTCCTCTAGGAATTACAGAACCCTCAGGAACAGCCTTTATTTCTATAGGAAGATGGCCATCATATTTCTGTGTAAGAAAGAGTAATATTGTTAGACAACAGGAAAGATTAGGACCTACAGCTCTTTTATTTAACTGTCATGGATAAAAGTCAGGCTATGAGTAAATAAAAGCTTTCCTCTTAATTTCCTTCAACTCTGTAAAAACCCCCATCAGtccaaataaatgaaaaaaaatccatatttatcaaaaaaggacaaaaatcccGTAAATTAAAAACTAGTCTCTAGATGATGGTTATCAGTTATCAGTTGTATTCCTTGAGCAAATTGAGACAGGAAAGCTTAAGCATTCtataaaaatatgtaagttCTAACCACAGAACAAGAAATATTTACTACTCATTTTCTTCAATGCAGTAAGCTAAAAAAAGTTTAGCTACTATCcagatctttaaaaaatacactagTTTTGCTAAACACAGATGTGTGCTTTGTTCATTTATTACAGCAGGATCCATTTAATAACTATTTTAGAGAATATTTTCATCTCAATTACTCACTAAACATGAAGTCTCATATTGGAATGTCACTCTTTCATCAGTCTTTTATCCCCAAAGGACTAAACATTGTGTGAAATATGCCTTTTGAAAAAGAGTAACCTGCAAACAGCAACTCTAGAAGCCTAATTGTAACTTTCTGCAAGAGCTCAGCAAGCTGTAATGGCaatactgaaaatgttttggatGCTAATATATTTTGACAGAAAGCTGTAACACACAGCTTCCCATGAGATATCCTGTCAAAGGCAACAAAAATTGCAACAATTCAGAGAAATTACAGATTCATAAGTAGCATCAAAACATATTCTCCAGTACTCAAAAGACATCATAATCTCTTCTACCTTACAGTTTAAAAGTTTATTCAAAAACGAAGCAAATTGTGTTTATATATTACAGAGGGTTTAGTTGTCAGATTTGGAGATGTATGGATTAACAAAAGACAACAAAGCCTTCAAAAAGgctcaaaataatttattaatgatTCAATGAAGGCAAAAGTATAGTTAAgtggaaaaaatccaaaccataCTGCTTTCAAAGTTGCTGTAGGTATTGATTTTGTCCACGGAGGAAAGCAATATAATCATGCCGAGGCTCTGTATTACAGCCCTTTGGAGAAATTTTGGATAGACTTGACTTGTACAATTCAGGGCTTAACATCACTATCACTCATTATTGATTCCTGCCTACTTACAGCCTTTACACCAGCCCACTGTTCTCCAGGAAACCCATTCCTTTCTTCCACCCTTTCATCCTATCAGTATTTACCCATTCATTTACTCTCAGTACAAGCTGATATGTGTACATTTCAAATTCATCCTGGCACTTAACTCACACAGCCACTGCACCCTCCACTTTACCCATCACACCTGAGGCAACTGAGCTAGGGAGAAACAGTGGCAGGTGTGTGAACATACACTGGAATTCAGTGAGCACAAGCAGGGACTTTGTGCATAAAGGGCACAGAAACACATCCAGTTTGAGAGCCACCAGCATATGAGATCAAGACATGAAAATCATGTTTGAgttttttatacatatatatacacacacacagttttAATAAGAAAACCTGACAAAAGAATAAATGTACACAGAGGGTATATAGGAATGCTTATTTTGACTAGACCAAAAGTTGAATGGACTTAGTGAAGCCACATTACAACCCAGTGAGGGCAGGCATGCAACATTAAAAGTGTCTTAATTTCGTTTATCCAAAGAGGGATCAAGCTTTAACACAAATGAAAGCAGTTCACAATGTATAATGTAGCTTAAACACAAATATGGATTGAATTCACATTTGTAGTTATTTGAACTGGATCTAAGTCCTCTACAAACCTCTCCATAACTCTCTCTTAGAAAACTGAAGGCTTATTTATCTTGCTACCATTTGCAACATTAGGTTGAAATTCACTCTTCTCTTGCACACCTATGGTCCACACCAGTGGCAGGATGACATCCAGATATATTAATAAACAGATGCCACcataaaaatacatacaatTAGGGCATCCAGGGAAATATCAGTGCAAAGGACTAAAAAAAGGGCTTTTAAATgccaaaaatattaattcaccAGAACCCACAATAAAACTTAGCATTTAATTAATAACCAGAGATTACTACAGCTCTGATGAATGCTATTAGTCTGAATCTGCTGCTTTTACAGAGAAGAGATGTTTGCAGTTACTTGAAGTCTAACACTTTTCttaaacaaaagaggaaaaggataaTTGTGAAGAGACTTGAGAGGTCTTGTGTGTCAGAAGTGTTCAAGCCTTGTATTTTATAATAAAGTTCGACATTCATATCTGAAAAATTtacaaaactgaacaaaatgtGTATTTACACACCCAAGAAGTGGTAATGCTTTCTGCATTAGAGTAAAAACTGTAATGACTAcctaaagaaagaaatgtaaatgatGCAGGCAGCCACTGAGTGCTGTATCACACAAGGAGACCTGCCAACAGGCCCCCGCTCACAGGAGCTGGCTTACGGCAGCCATAAATCCTTATTACCTGCAAAGCTGTATTTGGCAtctgaaagaatgaaaattacttttctctaAGGAAATACAATTATATTGTTATTCTTTGACAGCTGTTACTCCCTGTACACTAAACATGAAAAGCTAAATTTAACCAGTCTTTACTACCAAGATTAAAAGGAGAGGCTGTCATATTTATTCTACAGTTGATTTAGAAATCCTTCACAATGATCTTCAActatttttgcaattttttaaaattttttttcttttacctctaGAATATAATTCCATCCCTTTTCATTGAAGACATCATCTTGAAAATGCTCCCTATATACTTCTTTGGCTTCCTTGATTTTCTCTTTGGTCACCACTTTACCTGGAGTTTCAGAAACAGATTAAAGCTTAGAAACTTGCAATACTCATCaactgataaaataaataacaaaaaggtTCAGACACAGCAAAGTTACTGTGCCTTCAACGAAGATATGAAGAAAATGTCAAATGCAAAATGTTTAAACCAAACTTTACTTTCATTTATTATAAAGATTATAATGCTCAAGAAACCATGAGGGTAAAATACACTTGTGGTCAGCAGGTGACTCAGGAAAAATGTTGAGATTATTACTCTTTTATGATGGTCAAAAGCCAGTCAAGAGATTTAACCGCTTTTGCCAGAGGAATGTGTTGATTGTGCAAGCTGGCACATGCAGCAATGACATATCCAGCACAAGGGTTAAGCTGTGCCATTGAAGGGAGAATCCCCATGGAGACACTTGGCAACCAACCTTTGACTGACCACTTTGTGTTAGGAACCAGCAGACCCACCACATTATCTGAATAAGCATGCTACTGCTGTAGGGCCAGTCATCTTCCTTAGAGAACAACTCTCAGTTGGAATTTCAATCTTTGGTGGAATTGGCAGGGATGTTTATCAGATCAAGACAAAGACATGTAAGACATATGACTAAAGTTTTCCTTTAGAGCTTGGCAGAAAGCAACACGCACTCAGGTCAGAACAGGTGATATTTGCACATAaggcaaaaaagcaaacaaggtCTTAAACTGCACCAAGGAATTTTCAGATGTTACTCTTAAAATTATCAGTACAAAAAACACTTTCACATGTAGCTGCCACACTCAATGATCTAAGCTGAGGGCCATCCAAAAttcaaggaaaattaaaatttaatttaaggAAATTTAAAACCATTATTGGTTTACACAGTAAACAAACCACCAAATACAGACCTGAATTAATgttcaaaatgtaaaatgtattttccatcaAATCACCTATCTGCTTGTGACTCTATGACCAAAGACAGTTTTGgtctttttccatttatttcaattttgcCCACTGAAGTAGGGACCTGAacacctttttgtttttaatacacCATTAGCGTAAATAAAAATAGTAGAGAGGTGGCTGGATTAAGAAGTCAATACCAATTTATGAGGGTGGACAACTTTTTTCACAATCACATAAATAAGATATTATGCATGTCACTACTTGTGGTATATCAGGATAACCTGGAATTGTTTCAACTATAAGACTACAAGCTTGAGAAAAAGTTAGATATTTCATTAGAGGAAAGGTTTTACAGGAATTTGAGACAGTtaccttttaaatatttattcagaatGTACTGCAAGCCATAAAAAACTGTTTCTCcatatttcactttctttaatttggaattttcagtcttcttttcACGACATTCAAAGTAGGAATATACTTTGCTCGTGTTAGGTGGATATTGCTTGTAGTGTGTAACCTACATAAAGAAAAAGTCAGTAAGAACTCAAAACATCACtacaaagcagaagagaaattaatatttttacattaaaactTAAAAGTAACTCTCAGCTCTTCTGGACTGTGATTATTTATCCATTTACATTCTACACAAGTATTTAGGGAATTTCCAGGTTTTTAACCCCCTCCAATTTTCCCTTCAAAAGACTGTCTTCCCTCTGTTATTCTTCGCTTCTTTATCAAGtcttcttcccctccccagaTGACTTCACTTTGATTAACTAGGAAAGGCACTGGCTAGGATTTTAGGAGCAGCACTGAACATCAACATGCCAGGTCAGTTTCTGTTCTACCACAGTTTGGCCAAGCCCAATAGGTACAAGAAGCACAAAATTCCATCCCACTACCAAATACGTGCTTGCATTTGACTGAGGTTTTGAAGGTCACCATCCCATAGCTCACCCAGActgaagaaggcattggcaatgGTCTTTACCCAAACGTCCCACTCTCCATGAGCAGTGTGGGTCTCTCAAGCCCTGATTACAGCAAAGCCAGTTTACAAACCTGTTACTATCAGTAATGTTGCTAAAATCTACCTGAGGTTTGCTACTCCCCACAAAGTTTGCTAGATggactttttttccaaatttgaaAAAGTTCACGTTCAACGTAAAGGGAGCATGAGAAATTGCTGACTGTGTGTATTATATGGAAACTGgtcacaaaacacaaaatgttaTCATCTATTACAGCTTTTCAGAGTTCCTGATAGTAAATCTAGTCAGAAATTTACTTTGAGTAATAGCAGCATTTGAAACAAGTTCTAAACactaaaactgcaaaatttcATCTCCTAATGTGTAAAAAGCAAACTCCATGAAAAATCTTTAATTCCATGT
This sequence is a window from Hirundo rustica isolate bHirRus1 chromosome 4, bHirRus1.pri.v3, whole genome shotgun sequence. Protein-coding genes within it:
- the NAMPT gene encoding nicotinamide phosphoribosyltransferase isoform X2, whose protein sequence is MECAAAGAEFNILLATDSYKVTHYKQYPPNTSKVYSYFECREKKTENSKLKKVKYGETVFYGLQYILNKYLKGKVVTKEKIKEAKEVYREHFQDDVFNEKGWNYILEKYDGHLPIEIKAVPEGSVIPRGNVLFTVENTDPECYWLTNWIETILVQSWYPITVATNSREQKKILARYLLETSGSLEGLEYKLHDFGYRGVSSQETAGIGASAHLVNFKGTDTVAGIALIKKYYGTKDPVPGYSVPAAEHSTITAWGKDHEKDAFEHIVTQFSSVPVSVVSDSYDIYNACEKIWGDDLRHIIEARSPEAPLIIRPDSGNPLDTVLKVLEILGKRFPITENSKGYKLLPPYLRVIQGDGVDINTLQEIVEGMKKNKWSIENIAFGSGGALLQKLTRDLLNCSFKCSYVVTNGLGVNVFKDPVADPNKRSKKGRLSLHRTPAGEYVTLEEGKGDLEEYGQDLLHTVFKNGKVTKSYSFDEVRQNARLKNSELQTVSH
- the NAMPT gene encoding nicotinamide phosphoribosyltransferase isoform X1 codes for the protein MECAAAGAEFNILLATDSYKVTHYKQYPPNTSKVYSYFECREKKTENSKLKKVKYGETVFYGLQYILNKYLKGKVVTKEKIKEAKEVYREHFQDDVFNEKGWNYILEKYDGHLPIEIKAVPEGSVIPRGNVLFTVENTDPECYWLTNWIETILVQSWYPITVATNSREQKKILARYLLETSGSLEGLEYKLHDFGYRGVSSQETAGIGASAHLVNFKGTDTVAGIALIKKYYGTKDPVPGYSVPAAEHSTITAWGKDHEKDAFEHIVTQFSSVPVSVVSDSYDIYNACEKIWGDDLRHIIEARSPEAPLIIRPDSGNPLDTVLKVLEILGKRFPITENSKGYKLLPPYLRVIQGDGVDINTLQEGMLVEQIVEGMKKNKWSIENIAFGSGGALLQKLTRDLLNCSFKCSYVVTNGLGVNVFKDPVADPNKRSKKGRLSLHRTPAGEYVTLEEGKGDLEEYGQDLLHTVFKNGKVTKSYSFDEVRQNARLKNSELQTVSH